The following coding sequences are from one Camarhynchus parvulus chromosome 1, STF_HiC, whole genome shotgun sequence window:
- the ESD gene encoding S-formylglutathione hydrolase isoform X1, which yields MALKQVSSNKCFEGFQKVFEHDSAELKCKMKFGIYLPPKAETGKCPVLYWLSGLTCTEQNFITKAAFQQAAAEHGLIVVAPDTSPRGCNIEGEDESWDFGTGAGFYVDATEDPWKTNYRMYSYIKDELPKLINANFPTDPERMSIFGHSMGGHGALILALKNPGKYKSVSAFAPICNPIQCQWGKKALGGYLGPDASKWEAYDATQLVKSYSGTRLDILIDQGKDDQFLSAGQLLPDNFIAACTERKIPVVFRLQQGYDHSYYFIASFINDHIKHHAKYLNA from the exons atggcactgaaacaggtttcCAGCAACAAGTGCTTTGAAGGTTTCCAGAAGGTGTTTGAACACGACAG TGCAGAgctaaaatgcaaaatgaaatttggAATCTACTTGCCTCCAAAAGCTGAAACTGGGAAGTGTCCTGTGCTGTATTGGCTCTCGG GGCTGACCTGCACAGAACAGAATTTCATAACGAAAGCCGCGTTCCAACAAGCGGCAGCCGAGCACGGCCTCATTGTGGTGGCACCAGACACCAGCCCAC GTGGCTGCAATATTGAAGGAGAAGATGAAAGCTGGGAttttggcactggtgctggtTTTTATGTGGATGCCACTGAAGATCCTTGGAAAACAAACTACAGGATGTATTCCTACATAAAGGATGAG CTGCCTAAACTAATAAATGCCAATTTTCCAACTGACCCTGAACGGATGTCTATTTTTGGGCATTCCATGGGAGGTCATGGAGCTCTTATTCTTGCTCTGAAGAATCCTGGGAAGTACAAA TCTGTGTCAGCATTTGCTCCTATCTGCAACCCAATTCAGTGTCAGTGGGGGAAGAAAGCCCTTGGTGGATATCTGGGACCAGATGCAAGCAAATGGGAG GCCTATGATGCCACACAGCTTGTGAAGTCCTACTCGGGCACACGCCTGGACATCTTGATTGACCAAGGCAAAGATGACCAGTTCCTGTCTGCAGGCCAGTTACTGCCTGATAACTTCATCGCTGCCTGCACCGAGCGGAAAATCCCAGTAGTCTTCAGACTGCAGCAG GGTTATGATCACAGCTATTATTTCATTGCTTCATTTATTAATGACCACATCAAACACCATGCAAAATACCTCAATGCTTGA
- the ESD gene encoding S-formylglutathione hydrolase isoform X2, with the protein MALKQVSSNKCFEGFQKVFEHDSAELKCKMKFGIYLPPKAETGKCPVLYWLSGLTCTEQNFITKAAFQQAAAEHGLIVVAPDTSPRGCNIEGEDESWDFGTGAGFYVDATEDPWKTNYRMYSYIKDELPKLINANFPTDPERMSIFGHSMGGHGALILALKNPGKYKAYDATQLVKSYSGTRLDILIDQGKDDQFLSAGQLLPDNFIAACTERKIPVVFRLQQGYDHSYYFIASFINDHIKHHAKYLNA; encoded by the exons atggcactgaaacaggtttcCAGCAACAAGTGCTTTGAAGGTTTCCAGAAGGTGTTTGAACACGACAG TGCAGAgctaaaatgcaaaatgaaatttggAATCTACTTGCCTCCAAAAGCTGAAACTGGGAAGTGTCCTGTGCTGTATTGGCTCTCGG GGCTGACCTGCACAGAACAGAATTTCATAACGAAAGCCGCGTTCCAACAAGCGGCAGCCGAGCACGGCCTCATTGTGGTGGCACCAGACACCAGCCCAC GTGGCTGCAATATTGAAGGAGAAGATGAAAGCTGGGAttttggcactggtgctggtTTTTATGTGGATGCCACTGAAGATCCTTGGAAAACAAACTACAGGATGTATTCCTACATAAAGGATGAG CTGCCTAAACTAATAAATGCCAATTTTCCAACTGACCCTGAACGGATGTCTATTTTTGGGCATTCCATGGGAGGTCATGGAGCTCTTATTCTTGCTCTGAAGAATCCTGGGAAGTACAAA GCCTATGATGCCACACAGCTTGTGAAGTCCTACTCGGGCACACGCCTGGACATCTTGATTGACCAAGGCAAAGATGACCAGTTCCTGTCTGCAGGCCAGTTACTGCCTGATAACTTCATCGCTGCCTGCACCGAGCGGAAAATCCCAGTAGTCTTCAGACTGCAGCAG GGTTATGATCACAGCTATTATTTCATTGCTTCATTTATTAATGACCACATCAAACACCATGCAAAATACCTCAATGCTTGA